From Pseudofrankia saprophytica, a single genomic window includes:
- a CDS encoding DHA2 family efflux MFS transporter permease subunit: protein MNEAVETGRRPSGQRRPDIPMPSGRPGEPELTTVDLPLPVGAPPPWVRPAGGRGSAVGGGADGELKTVILPPFTGAPPPWVRPAGGRRSTVGGGADGEPTTVMLPSPVGMPPMMVGGVWAGGIGPAAPTARPAANPRARMVFAVVCAAVFVSNLDLFVVNVAFPDIHRALGGQLSTLSWVLNGYAIAFAALMVPAGRLADRHGHRDGFLLGLGLFTAASAACAASSDLTMLIVARVAQAVGAAALIPTSLALLLAVTPPERRPAAVRGWAAVGGLAAALGPVVGGLLVEADWRWVFLVNLPFGVVALVAGARVLPRQRQTASGPFPDVLGVLLLTVGVALLALGLVQAPSWGWASVKVIGSFVAAAASLAGFVVRSARHPAPVVELTVLRAPGFGPAVFALLLFSVAFAAMLLSVVTYLDAAWGWSPLLVGLAVAPGPAMVPPVALALTGRLIDRFGSGPVAAVGTLAFAAGPAWWALRTGLTHDYATSMLPGLLIVGFGVGLALPTLTSGATSALPADRFATGSAVVNMARQIASVLGVAILIAVIGSPTARTVVAAFHAGWWFCAAASLAATAVAVLSLVPRGQGRT, encoded by the coding sequence ATGAACGAAGCTGTGGAGACGGGGCGGCGTCCCAGCGGCCAGCGGCGGCCGGACATTCCCATGCCGTCGGGCCGGCCGGGAGAGCCCGAGCTGACGACGGTGGACCTGCCGCTGCCCGTTGGCGCCCCGCCGCCGTGGGTGCGGCCGGCTGGTGGTCGTGGGTCGGCGGTGGGTGGCGGCGCGGACGGCGAGCTGAAGACAGTGATATTGCCGCCGTTCACTGGCGCGCCGCCGCCGTGGGTGCGGCCGGCCGGCGGTCGTCGGTCGACGGTGGGTGGCGGCGCGGACGGCGAGCCGACGACGGTGATGTTGCCGTCGCCTGTCGGGATGCCGCCCATGATGGTCGGGGGTGTATGGGCCGGCGGCATTGGCCCGGCCGCGCCGACGGCCCGGCCGGCGGCGAACCCACGGGCGCGGATGGTGTTCGCCGTCGTCTGCGCCGCGGTCTTCGTCTCCAATCTGGACCTGTTCGTCGTCAACGTCGCGTTCCCGGACATCCACCGCGCGCTCGGCGGCCAGTTGTCGACGCTGTCCTGGGTACTCAACGGCTACGCCATCGCCTTCGCGGCGCTGATGGTGCCCGCGGGCCGCCTCGCGGACCGGCACGGGCACCGCGACGGCTTCCTCCTCGGCCTCGGGCTGTTCACGGCGGCGAGCGCCGCCTGCGCGGCCAGCTCCGACCTGACGATGCTGATCGTGGCCCGGGTGGCGCAGGCTGTCGGAGCCGCGGCGCTGATCCCCACCAGCCTGGCGCTGCTGCTCGCCGTCACTCCGCCCGAGCGGCGCCCGGCCGCGGTGCGTGGCTGGGCGGCCGTCGGCGGGCTCGCGGCGGCGTTGGGGCCGGTCGTCGGCGGGCTGCTCGTCGAGGCGGACTGGCGGTGGGTGTTCCTGGTCAACCTGCCCTTCGGCGTCGTCGCGTTGGTGGCCGGGGCGCGGGTCCTGCCGCGGCAGCGTCAGACCGCCTCCGGACCGTTCCCGGACGTCCTCGGAGTCCTGCTGCTCACCGTCGGTGTCGCGCTGCTGGCGCTGGGCCTGGTGCAGGCCCCGTCGTGGGGCTGGGCGTCGGTGAAGGTGATCGGGAGCTTCGTGGCGGCGGCGGCGTCGCTGGCAGGGTTCGTCGTGCGCTCGGCGCGTCATCCGGCGCCGGTGGTGGAGCTGACGGTGCTGCGCGCGCCGGGATTCGGGCCGGCGGTGTTCGCGCTGCTGCTGTTCAGCGTGGCCTTCGCCGCGATGCTGCTGTCGGTCGTGACCTATCTGGACGCCGCCTGGGGCTGGTCGCCGCTGCTGGTGGGGCTGGCCGTCGCGCCCGGACCCGCGATGGTGCCGCCGGTCGCGTTGGCACTCACCGGCCGGCTGATCGACCGGTTCGGCAGCGGCCCGGTCGCGGCTGTCGGCACGCTGGCCTTCGCCGCAGGACCCGCCTGGTGGGCCCTGCGGACGGGACTGACCCATGACTACGCCACGTCGATGCTTCCTGGTCTGCTGATCGTCGGGTTCGGAGTCGGGCTCGCCCTGCCGACGCTGACCTCCGGGGCGACGTCCGCGTTGCCAGCGGACCGGTTCGCGACGGGCAGCGCGGTGGTGAACATGGCCCGCCAGATCGCCAGCGTGCTCGGCGTCGCCATCCTGATCGCCGTCATCGGCTCGCCGACGGCAC